Proteins from a genomic interval of Lusitaniella coriacea LEGE 07157:
- a CDS encoding GrpB family protein gives MRKVEVVPHNPQWREVFKVESQQISHALGENCAIVHHIGSTAIPGIYAKPIVDFLVEVKDITKVNKQTPEMESLGYEAMGEYGIPGRRYFRKDNALGVRTHHVHIFEVGSVEIERHLVFRDYAIAHPEEAQQYSELKRDLAQKYPHDIEGYMDGKDGFIKEMQRKATQWKGRQCPPKHRSPHQP, from the coding sequence ATGCGAAAAGTTGAGGTCGTTCCCCATAATCCCCAGTGGCGAGAGGTTTTTAAAGTTGAATCTCAGCAGATTTCCCATGCTTTGGGGGAAAATTGCGCGATCGTTCACCATATTGGCAGTACGGCGATTCCCGGTATCTATGCAAAGCCAATTGTCGATTTTCTTGTCGAGGTAAAAGATATTACCAAAGTGAATAAGCAAACTCCTGAAATGGAATCTCTCGGTTACGAAGCAATGGGAGAGTACGGCATTCCAGGTCGCCGCTATTTCCGTAAGGATAATGCTTTGGGAGTCCGAACCCATCACGTTCATATCTTTGAAGTGGGTTCTGTGGAGATAGAACGCCATTTAGTATTTCGAGATTACGCGATCGCGCACCCAGAAGAAGCTCAACAATACAGCGAACTAAAGCGCGATTTAGCTCAAAAATATCCCCACGACATCGAAGGATATATGGACGGGAAAGATGGGTTTATCAAAGAAATGCAGCGCAAAGCAACTCAGTGGAAGGGTAGGCAATGCCCACCAAAACATCGCTCACCACACCAGCCCTAA
- a CDS encoding tetratricopeptide repeat protein, which translates to MDTLHKTLQQNSSVAISTVTGMGGIGKTELALQYAQRYWEEFYPGGALWLRARETDLGVQILTFARVQMQLNPSEELELAEQIDYCWRNWRGEGNVLVILDDVTDYQTVKPYLPPNLPRFKVIVTTRVQNLAQSFAALDLDVLKEPAALELLASLIGETRLNREEEAAKTLCEWLGYLPLGLELVGQYLAQRQDLSLVKMQQRLEKKRLEHKSLEEPTSQTTAQQGVKAAFELSWQDLATEARELACLLSFFALAPIPWETVEACLPEEDEEELEDIRDGVLVQLSLLQRVEAGWYQLHSLLREFLRGKLEALEVADGLKRKYCQVMIRVSKQVPQSPTIQDIKGLTPVVPHLTETATTWVDCVEDENLIWAFVGLSWYYEGQGLYSLAEPWFQVCLSATRDRLGEEHPHVATSLNNLALLYKSQGRYEAAEPLYLEALELRKKLLGEEHPDVATSLNNLALLYKSQGRYEAAEPLYLEALELRKKLLGEEHPHVASSLNNLAELYYSQGRYEAAEPLYLEALELYKKLLGEEHPHVASSLNNLALLYSSQGRYEAAEPLYLEALELSKKLLGEEHPSVATSLNNLALLYDSQGRYEAAEPLYLEALELRKKLLGEEHPHVASSLNNLALLYYSQGRYEAAEPLYLEALELYKKLLGEEHPHVATSLNNLAELYRSQGRYEAAEPLYLEALELSKKLLGEEHPHVASSLNNLALLYYSQGRYEAAEPLYLEALELYKKLLGEEHPSVATSLNNLAELYRSQGRYEAAEPLYLEALELRKKLLGEEHPDVASSLNNLALLYESQGRYEAAEPLYLEALELRKKLLGEEHPDVATSLNNLALLYSSQGRYEAAEPLYLEALELYKKLLGEEHPHTQTVRGNFYKFVVQVVREGQRSRLSNHPLTALMLELEQIDEKE; encoded by the coding sequence TTGGACACATTACACAAAACCTTGCAGCAGAATAGCAGCGTCGCCATTTCCACCGTGACGGGAATGGGGGGGATTGGCAAAACCGAATTGGCGTTGCAGTACGCCCAACGCTACTGGGAAGAATTTTACCCTGGCGGCGCGTTGTGGTTACGGGCGCGGGAAACGGACTTGGGGGTGCAGATTCTCACGTTTGCGCGGGTGCAGATGCAGCTTAACCCATCGGAGGAGTTGGAATTAGCCGAACAAATTGACTACTGTTGGCGGAATTGGCGGGGTGAAGGGAATGTTTTGGTGATTCTGGATGATGTCACCGACTACCAAACCGTCAAACCCTATCTTCCCCCCAACCTCCCTCGATTCAAAGTCATCGTAACCACGCGGGTACAAAATTTGGCGCAATCCTTCGCTGCGTTGGATTTGGATGTGCTGAAGGAACCCGCAGCGTTGGAATTGTTGGCATCGTTAATCGGGGAAACGCGCCTAAACCGTGAGGAAGAGGCGGCAAAAACCCTCTGTGAATGGTTGGGATATTTACCCTTGGGGTTGGAATTGGTGGGACAGTATCTCGCGCAACGGCAGGATTTGTCTTTGGTGAAAATGCAGCAACGCTTGGAGAAAAAGCGGCTGGAACACAAATCCTTAGAGGAACCCACCAGCCAAACCACCGCACAGCAGGGAGTGAAAGCGGCGTTTGAGTTGAGTTGGCAAGACCTCGCAACCGAAGCGAGGGAACTGGCGTGTTTATTGAGTTTCTTTGCTCTTGCACCCATTCCTTGGGAGACGGTAGAAGCCTGTTTGCCAGAGGAAGATGAAGAGGAGTTGGAAGATATCCGCGATGGGGTTTTGGTTCAACTCAGTCTGTTGCAACGAGTGGAAGCAGGATGGTATCAACTGCACTCGCTGCTGCGGGAATTTTTGCGGGGTAAGTTGGAGGCATTGGAGGTTGCTGATGGGTTGAAGCGGAAGTACTGTCAGGTGATGATTCGGGTTTCCAAGCAAGTTCCTCAAAGTCCAACAATTCAGGATATCAAAGGTCTCACTCCCGTCGTTCCTCACTTAACCGAAACGGCGACAACCTGGGTTGATTGTGTGGAAGATGAGAACTTGATTTGGGCTTTTGTGGGTTTGAGTTGGTATTACGAAGGGCAGGGACTCTACAGCCTAGCAGAGCCTTGGTTTCAAGTGTGTTTGTCCGCCACGCGCGATCGTTTGGGAGAGGAACATCCCCATGTGGCAACCTCCCTCAACAACTTGGCATTACTCTACAAATCTCAAGGACGCTACGAAGCCGCAGAACCCTTGTACCTCGAAGCCTTGGAATTGAGGAAGAAACTCTTGGGAGAGGAACATCCCGATGTGGCAACCTCCCTCAACAACTTGGCATTACTCTACAAATCTCAAGGACGCTACGAAGCCGCAGAACCCTTGTACCTCGAAGCCTTGGAATTGAGGAAGAAACTCTTGGGAGAGGAACATCCCCATGTGGCTTCCTCCCTCAACAACTTGGCAGAACTCTACTATTCTCAAGGACGCTACGAAGCCGCAGAACCCTTGTACCTCGAAGCCTTGGAATTGTACAAGAAACTCTTGGGAGAAGAACATCCCCATGTGGCTTCCTCCCTCAACAACTTGGCATTACTCTACTCTTCTCAAGGACGATACGAAGCCGCAGAACCCTTGTACCTCGAAGCTTTGGAATTGAGCAAGAAACTCTTGGGAGAAGAACATCCCTCTGTTGCCACCTCCCTCAACAACTTGGCATTACTCTACGATTCTCAAGGACGCTACGAAGCCGCAGAACCCTTGTACCTCGAAGCCTTGGAATTGAGGAAGAAACTCTTGGGAGAAGAACATCCCCATGTGGCTTCCTCCCTCAACAACTTGGCATTACTCTACTATTCTCAAGGACGCTACGAAGCCGCAGAACCCTTGTACCTCGAAGCCTTGGAATTGTACAAGAAACTCTTGGGAGAGGAACATCCCCATGTGGCAACCTCCCTCAACAACTTGGCAGAACTCTACCGTTCTCAAGGACGATACGAAGCCGCAGAACCCTTGTACCTCGAAGCTTTGGAATTGAGCAAGAAACTCTTGGGAGAAGAACATCCCCATGTGGCTTCCTCCCTCAACAACTTGGCATTACTCTACTATTCTCAAGGACGATACGAAGCCGCAGAACCCTTGTACCTCGAAGCTTTGGAATTGTACAAGAAACTCTTGGGAGAAGAACATCCCTCTGTGGCAACCTCCCTCAACAACTTGGCAGAACTCTACCGTTCTCAAGGACGATACGAAGCCGCAGAACCCTTGTACCTCGAAGCCTTGGAATTGAGGAAGAAACTCTTGGGAGAGGAACATCCCGATGTGGCTTCCTCCCTCAACAACTTGGCATTACTCTACGAATCTCAAGGACGCTACGAAGCCGCAGAACCCTTGTACCTCGAAGCCTTGGAATTGAGGAAGAAACTCTTGGGAGAGGAACATCCCGATGTTGCCACCTCCCTCAACAACTTGGCATTACTCTACTCTTCTCAAGGACGCTACGAAGCCGCAGAACCCTTGTACCTCGAAGCCTTGGAATTGTACAAGAAACTCTTGGGAGAGGAACATCCCCACACGCAAACCGTTCGGGGCAATTTCTATAAGTTTGTAGTCCAAGTCGTCCGCGAGGGACAGCGTTCCCGGTTAAGTAACCATCCCTTGACTGCGTTGATGCTGGAACTGGAACAGATTGATGAGAAAGAATGA
- a CDS encoding element excision factor XisH family protein translates to MPAKDTYHDAVKNALIKDGWTITADPYYIIYKKLRLVADLGAERTLSAQRGSEKIVIEVKSFINPSFIYDLERAVGQYIIYRNFLEKTAPECQIYLALTQLVYKANFDETIQIVVDENQLKLIIVDADKEIISQWIR, encoded by the coding sequence ATGCCAGCAAAAGATACTTATCATGATGCAGTAAAAAATGCTTTGATTAAGGATGGTTGGACGATCACAGCCGATCCCTATTATATAATTTACAAAAAACTAAGACTTGTTGCCGATCTCGGTGCCGAACGTACATTGTCAGCGCAAAGGGGCAGTGAGAAAATCGTTATAGAAGTTAAAAGTTTTATCAATCCATCCTTTATTTACGATCTAGAAAGGGCTGTCGGTCAGTATATTATCTATCGCAATTTCCTTGAAAAGACTGCTCCAGAATGCCAGATTTATCTGGCTCTCACTCAATTGGTATATAAAGCTAATTTTGACGAAACCATACAAATTGTTGTTGATGAGAATCAGCTTAAATTAATTATTGTCGATGCAGATAAGGAGATTATAAGTCAATGGATAAGGTAG
- a CDS encoding XisI protein codes for MDKVEHYRSLIEKILTEYHQQFSQAASPEVEMLLAFDEARDQYLWFQVGWTSEERIKGISVHIRIKNEKIYIEEDWTEEGIANELLREGVPKEDIVLAFHDPESRKLTDFAVA; via the coding sequence ATGGATAAGGTAGAGCATTATCGTTCCCTAATCGAGAAAATTTTAACAGAGTATCATCAGCAATTTTCTCAAGCAGCAAGTCCTGAAGTGGAAATGCTGTTAGCGTTTGATGAAGCAAGAGATCAATATTTGTGGTTTCAAGTGGGTTGGACATCGGAGGAAAGAATAAAGGGGATTTCCGTTCATATTCGTATTAAAAATGAAAAGATTTATATTGAGGAGGATTGGACGGAGGAAGGAATTGCCAATGAATTGCTAAGAGAAGGCGTTCCGAAAGAGGATATTGTTTTGGCTTTTCACGATCCTGAAAGTCGCAAATTAACTGACTTTGCAGTTGCTTGA
- a CDS encoding type II toxin-antitoxin system VapC family toxin, translating to MTYLLDTCLISELVAKQPNQRVVDWLDAQSPEALCLSVITIGEIAKGISKLVASQRKDSLTIWLNETLPARFAGRIIGIDFATMVLWGELVGQLERQGRVLPIIDSLIAAIALQNSLQLVTRNESDFAGTGVIIINPWLG from the coding sequence GTGACTTATCTTCTTGATACCTGCCTGATTTCCGAACTGGTTGCCAAGCAGCCCAATCAGCGAGTTGTAGACTGGCTAGATGCTCAATCCCCCGAAGCACTCTGCCTCAGCGTCATTACAATCGGTGAAATTGCCAAGGGTATTAGCAAACTTGTCGCATCTCAACGCAAAGATTCCCTGACAATCTGGCTCAACGAAACCCTACCTGCTCGTTTTGCAGGACGAATTATCGGTATTGATTTCGCAACGATGGTGTTGTGGGGTGAGTTAGTGGGACAACTTGAACGACAAGGAAGAGTTCTACCGATCATAGATTCTCTCATTGCCGCGATCGCGCTTCAAAATTCCCTGCAACTCGTCACCCGTAACGAAAGCGATTTTGCAGGAACGGGCGTTATCATTATCAATCCTTGGTTGGGTTAG
- a CDS encoding DEAD/DEAH box helicase, with the protein MSNPFKRLAPFLQDYIYNRGWTELRQVQIEACRVIFDTNAHLLLATGTASGKTEAAFLPILTTLHENPSTSISVLYISPIKALINDQFERLSDLLKQTHTEVWAWHGDVSQSRKRRLLKNPQGILQITPESLESLLINQYDELPNLFQDLRFIVIDELHAFMESERGGQILCQLSRLASFAQHPTRRIGLSATLGDYSLAKKWLQSGTQIPVISPNTEAKQRTVRLAVEHFFIPLESEEEALEPSPYHRYIFKNSKGKKCLIFTNNRSETESVIANLRHIAKTENLPDIYHVHHGSISATLREDAEAAMRKDSPAVTAATLTLELGIDIGQLERVIQINSPFSVASFLQRLGRTGRRGSPADMRFVCTEAELTSDDSFPKQIPWQLLQSIAIIQLYVEERWIEPIPSPSYPFSLLYHQTMSILAAQGELSPSTLAKEVLTLPIFSHISQADFKQVLQYLMSIDHLQKTEKGGLILGIVGEKITNSFRFYAVFADSVEYSVKGETGAIGSISILPAVGQQFALAGRTWEVLEIDVKRRSIFVKPIEGIAGISWRGRSRGKIHSKVLQKMRQVLQEETEYSYLLPGSKERLKQVRQFAKQQQLRHRNIISLDEGYCCIFPWLGTVEYDTLERLIHFCVREVMDIRKIQGVSPYYFFLRLGKTASVQELEQHLVSFCNKGLTNEDIIASMEAPRLQKYDEFIPNNLLRKAFATDCLDMEALKGLEWVS; encoded by the coding sequence GTGTCCAATCCCTTCAAACGCCTCGCCCCCTTCCTCCAAGACTACATTTATAATCGCGGTTGGACAGAACTGCGACAAGTTCAAATTGAAGCCTGTCGAGTCATCTTCGACACTAACGCCCATCTCCTCCTCGCCACAGGAACCGCCTCCGGCAAAACCGAAGCTGCATTTCTTCCCATCCTCACCACCCTCCACGAAAACCCCTCAACCAGCATCAGCGTTCTCTACATCAGTCCAATAAAAGCCCTCATCAACGATCAATTTGAACGCCTCAGCGATCTTCTCAAACAAACCCACACTGAAGTTTGGGCATGGCATGGAGATGTTTCCCAAAGTCGCAAACGCAGATTGCTTAAAAACCCCCAAGGAATCCTGCAAATTACCCCCGAATCCCTCGAAAGTTTGCTCATCAATCAATACGACGAACTCCCCAATCTCTTTCAGGATTTACGATTTATCGTCATCGACGAACTCCACGCTTTTATGGAATCCGAACGCGGCGGACAAATTCTCTGTCAGTTATCCCGCCTTGCTTCCTTTGCGCAACACCCCACCCGTCGCATTGGTTTATCAGCAACATTAGGAGACTATTCTTTAGCTAAAAAATGGTTGCAATCGGGAACGCAAATTCCAGTCATTTCTCCCAACACCGAAGCAAAACAAAGAACCGTTCGTTTAGCTGTCGAGCATTTTTTCATTCCTTTGGAATCCGAAGAAGAAGCTCTCGAACCGAGTCCTTACCATCGCTACATTTTTAAGAATAGTAAGGGGAAAAAGTGTCTGATTTTTACCAACAATCGCAGCGAAACAGAATCAGTTATTGCAAACTTGCGACACATTGCCAAAACGGAAAACTTACCGGATATTTATCACGTTCATCACGGCAGTATCTCTGCAACGCTGCGGGAAGATGCAGAAGCAGCCATGCGTAAAGATTCTCCAGCAGTAACGGCAGCAACTTTAACCCTAGAATTGGGCATTGATATCGGACAATTGGAACGAGTGATTCAAATTAATTCGCCGTTTTCCGTTGCCAGTTTCCTTCAACGATTGGGGAGAACGGGACGGCGAGGAAGTCCGGCGGATATGCGTTTTGTTTGTACTGAAGCGGAGTTAACCTCCGACGATTCTTTCCCCAAACAAATTCCTTGGCAACTGTTACAAAGTATCGCCATTATTCAACTTTATGTGGAAGAACGTTGGATTGAACCTATTCCATCGCCCAGCTATCCTTTTAGTTTGTTGTATCACCAAACCATGAGTATTTTGGCGGCGCAAGGAGAACTTTCGCCATCAACTTTGGCAAAGGAGGTTTTAACGCTACCCATTTTCTCGCATATTTCCCAAGCCGATTTCAAACAGGTACTACAATATTTAATGAGTATCGATCACCTACAAAAAACGGAAAAGGGCGGTTTAATTTTAGGGATTGTGGGTGAAAAAATTACCAATAGTTTTCGCTTTTATGCCGTCTTTGCCGATAGTGTTGAATATTCAGTCAAAGGAGAAACGGGGGCAATTGGTAGTATTTCAATTCTTCCAGCAGTCGGGCAGCAGTTTGCTTTGGCGGGTAGAACCTGGGAAGTCTTAGAAATTGATGTAAAAAGACGGAGTATTTTTGTTAAACCTATTGAGGGGATTGCAGGAATTTCTTGGCGAGGGAGAAGTCGGGGGAAAATTCATTCAAAAGTTTTGCAGAAAATGCGGCAAGTTTTGCAAGAAGAGACGGAATATTCCTATTTATTGCCCGGTTCAAAAGAGCGTCTCAAACAGGTACGGCAATTCGCCAAACAACAGCAATTGAGACACAGAAATATCATTTCTTTGGATGAGGGATATTGCTGCATTTTTCCTTGGCTGGGAACGGTGGAATACGATACATTGGAACGTTTGATTCACTTTTGCGTGCGAGAAGTGATGGATATTCGTAAAATTCAAGGGGTTTCGCCCTATTATTTCTTCCTACGTTTGGGTAAAACCGCATCGGTGCAAGAACTCGAACAGCATCTTGTTTCTTTTTGCAACAAAGGATTGACAAACGAGGATATTATTGCTTCGATGGAAGCGCCAAGATTGCAGAAATACGATGAATTTATTCCTAATAATCTTTTACGCAAAGCATTTGCAACGGATTGTTTGGATATGGAGGCACTTAAAGGGCTTGAGTGGGTTTCGTAA
- the purE gene encoding 5-(carboxyamino)imidazole ribonucleotide mutase: MTNSQSPLIGIIMGSDSDLPTMQGAIAVCEEFEVECEVAIVSAHRTPERMVDYAQTAHTRGIKVIIAGAGGAAHLPGMVAALTPLPVIGVPVTTRHLKGIDSLYSIVQMPGGIPVATVAIGSAKNAGLLAVQILGTQDIELRDRVQRYRQSLSQSVLDKQANLDRLGYQKYLESM, translated from the coding sequence ATGACAAATTCCCAATCTCCTTTAATTGGTATTATTATGGGCAGCGATTCGGACTTGCCCACAATGCAGGGCGCGATCGCGGTATGCGAAGAATTTGAAGTAGAATGCGAAGTCGCGATCGTTTCCGCACACCGCACCCCAGAGCGGATGGTAGACTACGCTCAAACCGCCCATACCAGAGGGATTAAAGTCATTATCGCAGGAGCGGGGGGAGCCGCACACCTTCCGGGAATGGTTGCCGCATTAACCCCCCTTCCAGTAATCGGCGTTCCCGTCACAACTCGCCACCTCAAAGGGATAGATTCCCTCTATTCCATCGTGCAAATGCCGGGAGGAATCCCCGTCGCCACCGTTGCGATTGGCAGTGCGAAGAATGCAGGGTTATTGGCAGTACAAATTCTCGGAACCCAAGATATTGAATTGCGCGATCGCGTACAACGCTATCGCCAAAGTTTATCCCAATCCGTTCTAGACAAACAAGCCAATCTCGATCGTCTCGGCTATCAAAAATACTTGGAATCAATGTGA
- a CDS encoding cyclic nucleotide-binding domain-containing protein, translating to MIVFKWRTTQELSVMNESMRKALLILGELNNDDLNWMLQKGKKEVISPGHTLIYEGRPINAFYIVLRGTLSVVLDDKELAKISKGEVVGEISFIDSRTPVATVKALDEVVVLSVPQLQLTMKIQREEGFAARFYHGILLCLADRMRGTVNRLGKGTALEEVYYGETEEHLPISPEHLQIAEAKFNWLMSYVGEQ from the coding sequence ATGATTGTTTTCAAGTGGCGGACTACTCAGGAGTTAAGCGTGATGAACGAGAGCATGAGAAAAGCCCTATTAATTTTAGGGGAACTCAACAACGACGATCTTAATTGGATGCTCCAAAAAGGTAAAAAAGAAGTAATTTCACCCGGTCATACCTTAATCTACGAAGGAAGACCGATTAATGCTTTTTATATTGTCCTGCGGGGAACCCTGAGCGTGGTGTTGGATGATAAAGAACTGGCAAAAATCAGTAAAGGCGAAGTGGTTGGGGAAATTTCGTTTATTGATAGTCGTACCCCCGTTGCAACCGTTAAAGCACTTGATGAGGTTGTTGTGTTGTCCGTTCCTCAACTCCAACTCACCATGAAGATTCAACGGGAAGAAGGATTTGCCGCTCGGTTTTATCACGGTATTCTACTCTGTTTGGCCGATCGAATGCGCGGAACCGTCAATCGTCTAGGGAAAGGGACAGCTCTCGAAGAAGTTTACTACGGCGAGACAGAGGAACACTTGCCCATCTCCCCCGAACACTTACAAATCGCTGAAGCTAAGTTTAATTGGTTGATGAGTTATGTGGGGGAACAATAA